From the Jilunia laotingensis genome, the window AAGTTATCATGTACGAGTACAACGGTGGAGATTCTCGTATCGCAGCAGACATCACTGCATATATGAACGGTTATAACGACCCCCGTCGTGAGAAATACTTCACAAAATCTGAATTTACCGAAGATGATGGAGTGACAGAAAACGGTTATTATGGAATTCGTTTGGGAACTGACCCCATCCCGAGTGAGACAGCTCATAAATACACGAATATGAACGTAAAAACTGATACAAAACTGGTTTGGATGACAGCCGCTGAAGTTGCTTTCTTACGTGCTGAAGGCGCATTACGAGGATGGAACATGGGAGGTACCCCTGAAAGCTTCTATAAATTAGGTGTAGAACTTTCATTTGAACAATGGGGAGCATCCGGTGCTGATACTTATCTAAACGACAGTAAAAGTTTACCGGATTTATACAAAGATCCTCTAGGCGTATACAGTTACAATGGTTCGCAACCTACCATCACTATTAAGTATGTACCAGGTGCAAGTTTTGAAGAAAACCTAGAACGCATCATCACTCAGAAATGGATTGCTATCTTCCCATTAGGTTTAGAAGCATGGGCGGAATTTCGCCGTACGGGATATCCCCGCTTAATGACTGCTGCAGTCAATAAAAACATGTCTGAGGTACCTGAAGGTACTTTCCCACGTCGTTTGCCATATCCACAGGATGAATACAAAGATAATGGCACCAATCTTCAAAACGCTCTGAAAGATCTGAAACCATCAAATGATAGAATGTCTTCTAAAGTATGGTGGGACTGCAATCCTAACATTAAATAAGAATAAGAGTCATGAAAAATATAAAGAACAAATTATACCTGTTAGCTTCCTGCTTCGCTGCTGTAACCTGTTTCAGTGCATGCGAAGACTGGACTGAAGTAGAAAGTGTAACAATCAACACTCCAGGTGTTGCAGAACAGAATCCGGAGCAATATGCTAAATACCTACAGAATCTCGTTTCGTACAAAAATTCTGATCATAAAATAGTATATGCTTGGTTTGATAACAGTGAAAAGTCACCATTCAGTCGTGGTCAGCACATTTCTGATGCCCCCGACAGTTTGGATATTATTTCATTAATGTATCCCGGTGAATTAGCAGAATTTGAAACAGCTGATATTGAAATGGTACGCCAGAAAGGAACTAAAGTAGTTTATACTATCAGTTTTGACAAAATTCAAAAAGAGTATACTGAAAAAGTAAAAGAAGGCAGTTTAACAGAAGGAACTTTTGATACATACCTAACATCAGAGTTGAATAAACAAATTGGTTATGCTGGCATTTATGACGGCATGATAATCGAATATAAAGGCAGAAACCCAATTTATATGTCCAATGAAGAAAAAACAGAAGCTAAAAAATATCAAGATTCTTTCTTTGGTGCTGTCTCTAGTTGGAAAAACAGTAATTCAGGAAAAATACTCTCCTTTCAAGGAAATCCTGAAAATCTGATAAGTCAAACTATTCTTGAAAACTGCAAGCATATTATACTGAATACGGATAATGTAGTTGACGATGCACAACTTTCCGTAGTAGCCAGAAAAGCTCTACTTGCAGACAATGTACCTTCGGATCGTTTCATTGTTACAGTTTCAACAGCCTCATTGGATGCCTCTGATAAGAAAACTGGTTTTTATGGTGAGGATAGAGCAATCACTGAAGCTGCTTACTGGGTAATGGAACCAACAACTGATTTTACAAAATCCGGACTGGCAATTTATAATGTTCAGAACGACTATTACAACGCTAATCACACATACAAATATGTGAAAGAGGCCATTAACATTATGAACCCTGCTCCTCAAAAATAAATCGAACCATGAAACTGAAAAACTTATATTTAATTTCAATGGCATTACTGGCAGGCAGTCTATTTGCCGGTTGTAATGATGATACTG encodes:
- a CDS encoding glycoside hydrolase family 18 produces the protein MKNIKNKLYLLASCFAAVTCFSACEDWTEVESVTINTPGVAEQNPEQYAKYLQNLVSYKNSDHKIVYAWFDNSEKSPFSRGQHISDAPDSLDIISLMYPGELAEFETADIEMVRQKGTKVVYTISFDKIQKEYTEKVKEGSLTEGTFDTYLTSELNKQIGYAGIYDGMIIEYKGRNPIYMSNEEKTEAKKYQDSFFGAVSSWKNSNSGKILSFQGNPENLISQTILENCKHIILNTDNVVDDAQLSVVARKALLADNVPSDRFIVTVSTASLDASDKKTGFYGEDRAITEAAYWVMEPTTDFTKSGLAIYNVQNDYYNANHTYKYVKEAINIMNPAPQK